The following proteins come from a genomic window of Bradyrhizobium paxllaeri:
- a CDS encoding cupin domain-containing protein gives MIAGSIATTSSAIAGECPAGKMQANVRPMVDHKPVGVTDITLGSINLEKQPANIRDRELRFRKLTIEPGGIVPWHSHDDRPALIFVQQGEIVEYASNCSEPIVHKAGEIRPEVAGTSHWWKNLGKETVILYVGDVRKDPHDHNM, from the coding sequence ATGATTGCAGGCTCGATTGCAACTACGTCCAGCGCCATCGCCGGCGAATGCCCAGCCGGAAAGATGCAAGCGAACGTCCGCCCGATGGTCGACCACAAGCCGGTCGGCGTCACGGACATTACGCTCGGCTCGATCAATCTCGAAAAGCAGCCGGCCAACATCAGGGATCGCGAGCTGCGCTTCCGCAAATTGACGATCGAGCCCGGCGGCATCGTGCCCTGGCACAGCCATGACGACCGTCCCGCGCTGATCTTTGTCCAACAAGGCGAGATCGTCGAATACGCCAGCAATTGTTCGGAGCCGATCGTGCACAAGGCCGGCGAGATCAGGCCGGAGGTCGCCGGCACCTCGCACTGGTGGAAGAACCTCGGCAAGGAAACCGTCATTCTCTATGTCGGCGACGTCCGCAAGGACCCGCACGATCACAACATGTAA
- a CDS encoding MFS transporter — protein MNDDRQKRSVGEGNIVPQPPAPSERPKPSRESHRGLDWFIFFLADVQTGFGPFVAVYLTTQKWTQVEIGFVLSIGGIIGLLGQMPGGAIVDAARSERLVAGLAVATIGCCALAYALWPIFPVVTAAATLHALASCVLGPAIAAISLGLVGPLAIGERLGRNARFASLGNGSAAALMGAVGYLVSNQAVFIVTFLLAIPTLLALSRIRGQEIDVAQAHGAVVREVPDKEATSVFHLLRQRPLLIFAGGVLLFQLANAAMLPLMAGVVTTRSAQWAPVLIAGCIIVPQAIVALTSPSVGRKAQAWGRRPLLLLAFGALAIRGLLFAVVRDPYLLVLVQVFDGITAAVLAVMVPLIVADVAYGSGHFNLAQGVVGTATGIGASLSTVLAGYISDTFGSSIAFTGLAGIAALGLTVIWLFMPETRRTE, from the coding sequence ATGAACGACGATCGCCAGAAGCGATCCGTCGGCGAGGGCAATATCGTGCCGCAGCCGCCCGCTCCCAGCGAGCGGCCCAAGCCGTCGCGCGAAAGCCACCGCGGCCTCGACTGGTTCATCTTCTTTCTCGCCGATGTGCAGACCGGTTTCGGCCCTTTCGTCGCGGTCTATCTGACCACGCAGAAATGGACGCAGGTCGAGATCGGTTTCGTGCTTTCGATCGGCGGCATCATCGGCCTGCTCGGGCAGATGCCGGGCGGGGCGATCGTCGATGCCGCGCGCTCCGAGCGGCTGGTGGCGGGGCTGGCGGTCGCTACCATCGGCTGCTGCGCATTGGCCTATGCGTTATGGCCGATTTTTCCGGTCGTCACCGCAGCCGCGACGCTGCATGCGCTGGCAAGTTGCGTGCTGGGCCCGGCCATTGCCGCAATCAGCCTCGGTCTCGTCGGCCCGCTTGCGATCGGAGAACGGCTCGGGCGAAACGCCCGCTTCGCGTCGCTCGGCAACGGCTCGGCGGCGGCGCTGATGGGTGCCGTTGGTTACCTGGTGTCGAACCAGGCGGTCTTTATCGTTACCTTTCTTCTGGCCATCCCCACATTGTTGGCGCTGTCGCGGATTCGCGGGCAGGAGATCGATGTGGCGCAGGCCCATGGCGCCGTGGTGCGTGAGGTCCCCGACAAGGAAGCCACCAGCGTTTTCCATCTGCTGCGGCAGCGGCCGCTGTTGATCTTTGCCGGCGGCGTGCTGCTGTTTCAACTCGCCAACGCCGCCATGCTGCCGCTGATGGCCGGCGTGGTCACGACGCGATCGGCTCAATGGGCGCCGGTGCTGATTGCGGGCTGCATCATCGTACCTCAAGCGATCGTTGCGCTGACTTCACCCTCGGTCGGCCGCAAGGCGCAGGCCTGGGGAAGGCGACCGCTTCTGCTATTGGCGTTCGGCGCGCTGGCGATCCGCGGATTACTGTTTGCGGTCGTGCGCGATCCCTATCTTCTGGTTCTCGTGCAGGTGTTCGACGGCATCACCGCGGCCGTACTCGCCGTGATGGTGCCGCTGATCGTGGCCGATGTCGCCTATGGCAGCGGCCACTTCAATCTGGCGCAGGGCGTCGTCGGAACCGCGACCGGCATCGGTGCATCGCTCAGCACGGTGCTGGCCGGCTATATCAGCGACACCTTTGGAAGCAGCATCGCCTTTACGGGACTGGCCGGAATTGCAGCCCTCGGCCTGACGGTAATCTGGCTGTTCATGCCGGAGACCCGGCGGACGGAGTAA
- a CDS encoding MFS transporter has translation MTGISAPMESEAMTMHGRSPGTVLRSLVIGLTAFLTVVDLFATQAILPSLTRHYNVSPAEMGVAVNASTLGMAIASLVVGFLSPHIDRRRGILVSLILLAVPTALLAIAPDLTTFTVLRIAQGLCMASAFALTLAHLGEQCSAMEAGSAFAAYITGNVASNLIGRLVSAALVDTLGLASNFYFFALLNLAGAGLVYFTIERVKPMRATSAAPSPFAATIAHWRKPALRSAFATGFCILFAFIGTFTYVNFALVRAPLSLGRMDLGFVYFVFAPSVLTTLFAGKAVARFGTRPAICAALAVAALGLPLMLSSHLSEVLAGMVLVGIGTFFAQACATGFVGQAASDNRGIASGTYLACYFLGGLVGSAALGQLFDRFGWIACVAGVGASLAIAALLTVRLTPSAGSPA, from the coding sequence ATGACCGGCATTTCCGCGCCGATGGAATCCGAAGCGATGACAATGCATGGTCGCTCACCTGGCACAGTGCTGCGATCCCTCGTCATCGGGCTCACCGCGTTCCTCACCGTGGTCGATCTGTTCGCGACGCAGGCGATCCTTCCCTCGCTGACCCGGCACTACAACGTATCGCCCGCCGAGATGGGCGTAGCCGTCAACGCCAGCACGCTGGGCATGGCAATCGCCAGCCTCGTTGTCGGCTTCCTGAGCCCACATATCGACCGTCGGCGCGGCATTCTCGTGAGCCTGATCCTGCTGGCGGTTCCGACCGCTTTGCTGGCGATCGCGCCCGATCTCACGACATTCACCGTACTTCGGATCGCGCAAGGCCTCTGCATGGCCTCGGCGTTTGCGCTGACGCTGGCCCACCTCGGTGAACAATGCAGCGCGATGGAAGCGGGCAGCGCATTCGCGGCCTACATCACCGGCAACGTCGCGAGCAACCTGATCGGACGACTGGTCTCGGCCGCGTTGGTCGACACGCTTGGGCTGGCCTCGAACTTCTATTTCTTTGCGCTGCTCAATCTTGCCGGCGCGGGGCTGGTTTACTTCACCATCGAGCGCGTCAAGCCGATGCGGGCGACATCTGCCGCGCCATCGCCGTTCGCGGCAACGATCGCACATTGGCGCAAGCCGGCGCTGCGATCGGCCTTTGCGACCGGCTTCTGCATCCTGTTCGCCTTCATCGGCACCTTCACCTATGTCAATTTCGCTCTCGTCCGCGCGCCGTTGTCACTCGGGCGGATGGATCTCGGCTTCGTCTATTTCGTATTCGCGCCTTCCGTGCTGACGACGCTGTTCGCGGGAAAAGCGGTAGCGCGCTTCGGCACCCGGCCGGCGATCTGTGCCGCGCTTGCGGTCGCCGCGTTGGGCCTCCCCTTGATGCTGTCCTCGCATCTGTCAGAGGTGTTGGCGGGGATGGTGCTGGTCGGCATCGGCACGTTCTTCGCACAGGCCTGTGCCACGGGCTTCGTCGGACAGGCCGCCAGCGACAACCGCGGCATCGCCAGCGGAACCTACCTCGCCTGCTATTTCCTCGGCGGCCTCGTCGGCAGCGCCGCCCTGGGCCAATTGTTCGATCGTTTCGGATGGATCGCCTGCGTCGCCGGTGTCGGCGCGTCGCTGGCCATCGCCGCGCTGCTGACCGTACGCCTTACTCCGTCCGCCGGGTCTCCGGCATGA